One Triticum dicoccoides isolate Atlit2015 ecotype Zavitan chromosome 5B, WEW_v2.0, whole genome shotgun sequence genomic window carries:
- the LOC119305776 gene encoding uncharacterized protein LOC119305776: protein MASQLVESHRAGAEVHKGNDICKKKTVELLEVLGLPKGLFPMDDIEEVGHNCESGFVWILQKKKKEHTFNKLNQTVSYDTEVTAFVEKGKMKKITGVKVEEFSLVEICVDESSADKVTIKTDTGLSDTHDAAVFALGE, encoded by the coding sequence ATGGCGTCCCAGCTGGTTGAGAGCCACCGTGCCGGCGCCGAGGTCCACAAGGGGAACGATATCTGCAAGAAGAAGACCGTCGAGCTTCTCGAAGTTCTTGGCCTCCCGAAAGGCCTCTTTCCTATGGATGACATCGAGGAGGTCGGGCACAACTGTGAGAGTGGGTTCGTGTGGATActtcagaagaagaagaaagagcacACGTTCAACAAGCTCAACCAGACCGTCTCCTACGACACTGAGGTGACCGCTTTTGTGGAAAAGGGCAAGATGAAGAAGATCACCGGGGTCAAGGTCGAGGAGTTTTCTTTGGTCGAGATCTGTGTGGATGAGTCTTCTGCTGATAAGGTCACAATCAAGACCGACACTGGTCTGTCTGACACCCATGATGCTGCCGTGTTCGCTCTCGGAGAATAG